A genomic region of Desulfosarcina ovata subsp. ovata contains the following coding sequences:
- a CDS encoding aldehyde ferredoxin oxidoreductase family protein, translated as MVAPKPISLKALNYQRPETHRGYTDHFLDIDLSVPTIAIGTIDTKIKQTFIGGKGFDLWLLWQAVSGQTRWNDPQNAICIASGPMGGTPSFPGSGKSIVTAISPLTGSVIDSNVGGYFGPYLKFSGFDALRITGKSAGDTVIFIDGVAGKIEILSMTGLPSDAYALSDMLSQHFAADKKTGVSVVSSGPGAANTRIGCLNFSWYDNGRGRVRYKQAGRGGIGTVFADKGLKAVVARWEQVSLKTNRPADLEAVRAVAKRYAREIVELDPKQNEMARIGTTHLVPIMNDFDLLPTNNFQYGSHPAAALIGREAFEKLFDPGFDGCWKGCTVACAHGVRDFVPFTGAYKGCKVFVDGPEYETIAGCGSNLGIFDPFTILEMNFYCDTYGLDTISVGTAIAFAMECFERGLINRDHTGGMDLSFGNRLNALELVHQMAAGTGFGTIVGQGVRRMKAIFAERFGADPAMLKDIGMESKGLEFSEYMTKESLAQQGGYGLALKGPQHDEAWLIFLDMVHNFMPTFEQKAEALHWFPMVRTWFGLCGLCKLPWNDIVPEDNKATPEPAKVMKHVGWYADYYTAVTGNNATPEDLITMSETVYNYQRIFSLKMGYGTREHDTLPYRAVGPVTVEEYESRQERYDRQLTETHQVDIAGKDTPWKVAALRSRREARYETLKDAVYKRRGWTDRGIPTVATVKRLGIDFPDVLAVLAENGVT; from the coding sequence ATGGTTGCACCAAAACCCATTTCATTAAAGGCATTGAACTATCAACGCCCTGAAACCCACCGGGGATACACGGATCACTTTCTTGACATCGATCTGTCCGTGCCGACGATTGCCATCGGTACCATCGATACCAAAATCAAACAGACATTTATCGGCGGCAAAGGATTCGATCTGTGGCTGCTCTGGCAGGCGGTCAGCGGCCAGACCCGTTGGAATGACCCTCAAAATGCCATCTGCATCGCTTCCGGTCCCATGGGCGGAACCCCTTCCTTCCCCGGTTCCGGCAAAAGCATCGTGACGGCCATTTCGCCGCTTACCGGGTCGGTGATTGATTCCAATGTGGGCGGTTATTTCGGTCCCTACTTGAAGTTTTCGGGGTTCGATGCCCTGCGGATCACCGGCAAGTCCGCAGGCGACACGGTCATTTTTATCGACGGAGTGGCCGGTAAAATCGAGATCCTCTCCATGACCGGGTTGCCATCCGACGCCTATGCCCTTTCCGACATGCTTTCGCAGCATTTCGCAGCGGACAAGAAGACCGGTGTCTCGGTGGTCTCCAGTGGACCGGGGGCGGCGAACACCCGGATCGGCTGCCTCAATTTTTCCTGGTATGACAATGGCCGCGGCCGGGTGCGGTATAAACAGGCCGGTCGCGGGGGGATTGGAACGGTATTCGCCGACAAGGGACTTAAGGCCGTGGTCGCCCGCTGGGAGCAGGTCTCGCTGAAAACGAACCGGCCGGCCGACCTGGAAGCGGTCAGGGCCGTGGCCAAGAGGTACGCCCGTGAGATTGTCGAGTTGGATCCCAAGCAGAATGAAATGGCCCGTATCGGTACCACGCATCTGGTGCCGATCATGAACGACTTTGATTTGCTGCCGACCAATAACTTCCAGTACGGCTCCCATCCGGCTGCGGCGCTGATCGGCCGCGAAGCGTTTGAAAAACTCTTCGACCCGGGATTCGACGGTTGCTGGAAGGGGTGCACCGTGGCCTGTGCCCATGGGGTCCGGGATTTTGTGCCCTTTACCGGTGCCTACAAAGGATGCAAGGTCTTTGTGGACGGACCGGAGTACGAAACCATCGCTGGTTGCGGTTCCAACCTGGGCATTTTCGATCCCTTCACGATTCTGGAGATGAATTTTTACTGCGATACCTATGGGCTGGATACGATCAGTGTGGGCACGGCGATTGCCTTTGCCATGGAGTGTTTCGAACGGGGGCTGATCAACCGTGACCACACCGGAGGCATGGATCTCTCCTTCGGCAACCGGTTGAACGCTTTGGAACTGGTTCACCAGATGGCCGCCGGCACGGGGTTCGGCACCATTGTGGGGCAGGGCGTCCGCCGCATGAAGGCCATCTTTGCCGAGCGCTTCGGTGCCGATCCGGCCATGCTGAAGGACATCGGCATGGAATCCAAGGGGTTGGAGTTTTCCGAATATATGACCAAGGAATCGCTGGCCCAGCAGGGGGGGTACGGATTGGCCCTCAAAGGCCCTCAACACGACGAAGCCTGGCTGATTTTTCTGGATATGGTGCATAATTTCATGCCTACCTTCGAACAGAAGGCCGAGGCCCTGCATTGGTTCCCCATGGTCCGAACCTGGTTCGGTCTGTGCGGCCTGTGCAAGCTGCCCTGGAACGACATTGTTCCCGAAGACAACAAAGCGACCCCGGAACCGGCCAAGGTCATGAAGCACGTCGGTTGGTATGCCGACTACTATACAGCGGTGACCGGCAACAACGCCACTCCGGAAGATCTCATCACCATGAGCGAGACGGTTTACAATTATCAGCGCATCTTCAGCCTTAAAATGGGGTATGGCACCCGTGAACACGATACATTGCCCTATCGCGCCGTCGGCCCGGTTACCGTTGAAGAGTACGAGTCCCGCCAGGAGCGCTATGACCGCCAGCTGACCGAAACCCATCAGGTGGATATCGCCGGTAAGGACACTCCCTGGAAAGTGGCCGCGTTGCGCAGCCGGCGTGAGGCCCGCTACGAGACCCTCAAGGATGCGGTTTACAAGCGCCGCGGCTGGACCGATCGGGGAATCCCCACGGTGGCTACGGTCAAACGCCTAGGAATCGATTTCCCGGATGTCCTGGCGGTACTGGCGGAAAACGGCGTGACCTAG
- the thiS gene encoding sulfur carrier protein ThiS, translated as MPVVKFWDGAEMITVDDRPMPWHAGMCVADLLAGLPDGHLYAVVKMDGRLIGRPRFAGTQVPDGARIDLIPMIAGG; from the coding sequence ATGCCTGTGGTAAAGTTTTGGGATGGTGCCGAGATGATTACCGTCGATGACAGACCGATGCCCTGGCATGCCGGGATGTGTGTGGCCGATCTGCTGGCCGGCCTGCCCGATGGTCACCTTTACGCCGTGGTAAAGATGGACGGCCGGCTGATCGGCCGGCCCCGGTTTGCCGGAACCCAGGTACCCGATGGCGCCCGAATCGATCTCATTCCCATGATTGCCGGTGGCTGA
- a CDS encoding YggT family protein gives MYIVGYFFMAAAKVMDVVLLFFMWLVIFRAILSWVNPDPYNAIVRFIHNATEPVLYPIRAKLPINYGGIDFSPVVVFLVIIFLRTFVVNSLLRMAASLI, from the coding sequence ATGTATATTGTGGGCTACTTTTTTATGGCCGCGGCCAAAGTCATGGATGTGGTGCTGCTTTTTTTCATGTGGCTGGTGATTTTTCGTGCCATTTTGTCCTGGGTCAATCCGGACCCTTATAATGCCATCGTACGCTTTATTCACAATGCCACCGAACCGGTGCTCTATCCAATCCGCGCCAAGCTGCCGATAAACTATGGCGGGATCGATTTTTCGCCCGTCGTCGTTTTTCTGGTGATTATTTTTTTACGGACATTTGTGGTCAACAGCCTGTTGCGTATGGCGGCCTCACTGATCTGA
- a CDS encoding DivIVA domain-containing protein → MKLTPLDIQQQQFKVRFRGFDVREVDRFLEQTADAFASLQETAKRQEEEIRRLKLEKQGYKEREETFKRAMLNSQKVLEQMKDNARKSAEIIIADAEVKAEKILNRAHGRLSQLHEDIAELKRQRVQIEVQIQSIIDAHTKLLEIGKEGMDAMDAEDTKIKLLNQ, encoded by the coding sequence ATGAAACTTACGCCTTTGGACATTCAGCAGCAGCAATTCAAGGTCCGTTTCCGCGGCTTTGACGTACGTGAGGTGGATCGGTTCCTCGAACAGACGGCCGATGCTTTTGCGTCACTCCAGGAAACCGCCAAACGCCAGGAGGAGGAGATTCGTCGGCTCAAGTTGGAAAAACAGGGGTACAAGGAGCGCGAGGAGACCTTCAAACGGGCCATGCTCAATTCCCAGAAGGTACTCGAACAGATGAAGGACAACGCCCGCAAATCGGCGGAGATTATTATTGCCGATGCTGAGGTCAAAGCGGAGAAAATCCTCAATCGCGCCCATGGCCGGCTCTCCCAGCTCCATGAGGATATCGCTGAACTCAAACGTCAGCGCGTCCAGATCGAGGTTCAGATCCAGTCCATCATTGATGCGCATACCAAGCTGCTTGAGATCGGCAAGGAAGGAATGGATGCCATGGACGCCGAAGACACCAAAATCAAGCTGCTCAATCAATAG
- a CDS encoding type IV pilus twitching motility protein PilT, whose translation MAKIDAFFKLMHEQNASDLHLLSGQPPALRIHGDIERVKYKVLDNDDLRKMLYEITPEDKIKHFEETGDVDFGYEIPGLARYRANYFMQKNGLGAVFREIPSAILTAEQLGLPPVMSKLASLPRGLVIVTGPTGSGKSTTLAAILDVANRTRSDHIITIEDPIEFVHKSRGCLVNHREVGLHTKSFSAALRGALREDPDIILVGEMRDLETISLAIEASATGHLVFGTLHTTSAPKTVDRIVEVFPAQEQAQIRSTLADGIRAIISQTLFKRIDKKGRVPALEILIATPAVRNLIREAKSHQLPSMMQTGKKYGMQLLDDAIMDLYNKGRISADDAYTKANDKSRFRPLLKSPPTDFTEA comes from the coding sequence ATGGCCAAAATCGATGCCTTTTTCAAACTCATGCACGAGCAGAATGCATCTGACCTCCATTTGCTATCGGGCCAGCCACCGGCCCTGCGGATTCACGGTGACATCGAGCGGGTAAAGTACAAAGTGCTGGATAACGACGACTTGCGCAAGATGCTTTACGAGATCACGCCTGAAGACAAGATCAAACACTTTGAAGAGACCGGCGATGTGGATTTCGGTTATGAAATTCCCGGCCTGGCCCGTTACCGGGCCAATTATTTCATGCAAAAAAATGGCCTCGGAGCCGTTTTCCGGGAAATTCCCAGTGCGATTCTGACCGCCGAGCAGCTGGGGTTGCCGCCGGTCATGTCCAAGCTGGCGTCGCTTCCCAGGGGGCTGGTTATTGTTACCGGGCCCACCGGGTCCGGTAAATCCACCACCCTGGCGGCAATCCTTGATGTGGCCAACCGCACCCGCAGCGATCATATCATTACCATCGAGGACCCCATCGAATTTGTTCACAAAAGCCGTGGCTGTCTGGTCAACCACCGCGAGGTGGGCCTACATACCAAGTCATTTAGCGCAGCCCTGCGTGGTGCCCTGCGCGAGGACCCGGATATCATTCTGGTGGGCGAAATGCGTGATCTGGAGACCATTTCACTGGCCATCGAAGCCAGTGCCACCGGACACTTGGTGTTCGGTACGCTGCACACCACCAGTGCACCCAAGACCGTGGACCGTATCGTGGAGGTTTTTCCCGCCCAGGAGCAGGCCCAGATTCGTTCCACCCTGGCAGATGGTATCCGGGCGATTATCTCCCAGACCCTGTTCAAGCGGATTGACAAAAAAGGACGGGTGCCGGCCCTGGAGATTCTCATTGCCACGCCAGCGGTGCGCAACCTGATCCGCGAGGCCAAATCCCACCAGCTGCCGTCCATGATGCAGACCGGCAAGAAGTACGGCATGCAACTGCTTGACGATGCCATCATGGATCTCTACAACAAAGGGCGCATTTCTGCCGATGATGCCTATACCAAGGCCAATGACAAATCCCGCTTCCGGCCGCTGCTCAAGTCTCCGCCCACCGATTTTACCGAAGCCTGA
- a CDS encoding type IV pilus twitching motility protein PilT, which yields MKKQEVDHILTRMLDSHSNVSDLNITVGKPLQVESSGELVPVDIKPEIRELSPFQTETFALNLINQDRRLTEMLIETGSCDLSYSLPGKARFRVNIFSQTGHYSIVLRKLESKIPTIRELNLPDTFYTIAKELNGIVFVTGSTGSGKSTSLAAVLEEVNEARSVHVVTLEDPIEYQHPHKKATFNQRELGADFDNFPNGLRAALRQAPKVILVGEMRDRETVEIGLNAAETGHLVLTTLHTVDAGQTINRILGMFPNEEERQIRIRLADTMRWIVGQRLLPKIGGGRVAAFEILGTNLRVKDAILHGESEGKTFYEIMQAGRPFGMTTFDEHIVGLYEQGLITQETAMTYASHKGVAGRGIDRVKSARGESTTDIDKLEIDRSYDKA from the coding sequence ATGAAAAAGCAGGAAGTCGACCATATTCTGACACGCATGCTCGATTCCCACAGCAACGTGTCCGACCTCAACATTACCGTGGGCAAACCGTTGCAGGTGGAGAGCAGCGGGGAACTGGTGCCGGTGGACATCAAACCGGAAATCAGGGAACTGAGCCCGTTTCAGACGGAAACCTTTGCCCTTAACCTGATCAACCAGGATCGCCGTTTGACCGAAATGCTGATCGAGACCGGTTCCTGTGACCTCTCTTACTCACTGCCCGGCAAAGCCCGTTTTCGGGTCAACATTTTTTCGCAGACAGGGCATTACTCGATCGTTCTTCGGAAGCTCGAATCCAAGATCCCCACGATTCGCGAACTCAATCTTCCGGATACCTTCTATACGATCGCCAAGGAACTCAACGGGATTGTTTTTGTCACCGGCTCCACCGGTTCGGGAAAGTCGACGTCGTTGGCTGCGGTTCTGGAGGAGGTCAATGAGGCCCGTTCAGTGCATGTGGTGACCCTGGAGGATCCCATTGAATACCAGCACCCCCATAAAAAGGCCACCTTCAACCAGCGGGAGTTGGGTGCCGATTTCGATAATTTCCCCAATGGGTTGCGGGCCGCCTTGCGCCAGGCCCCCAAGGTGATCCTGGTGGGGGAAATGCGCGATCGCGAGACCGTTGAGATTGGCCTCAATGCGGCCGAAACCGGCCACCTGGTGCTGACCACCCTGCATACCGTGGATGCCGGCCAGACGATCAACCGTATCCTGGGCATGTTTCCCAATGAGGAGGAACGACAGATCCGGATCCGGCTGGCCGACACGATGCGCTGGATTGTCGGGCAGCGTCTGCTGCCCAAGATTGGCGGTGGACGGGTGGCGGCATTCGAAATACTTGGCACCAACCTGCGGGTCAAGGATGCCATCCTGCACGGCGAGAGCGAAGGCAAAACCTTTTACGAGATCATGCAGGCCGGCCGGCCATTCGGGATGACCACATTTGACGAGCATATCGTCGGCCTTTACGAGCAAGGCCTGATCACTCAGGAGACCGCCATGACCTATGCCTCCCACAAGGGTGTGGCTGGACGCGGAATCGACCGGGTCAAAAGTGCGCGCGGCGAATCCACCACCGACATTGACAAGCTTGAGATTGACCGCAGTTATGACAAGGCCTAA
- a CDS encoding zinc-ribbon domain-containing protein: MEIICESCQSKFRIADEKLPKDKTAFLKCPKCSHRISVPPVGSPPPPASEPDIEEDFFSFDEDEDDGYDATEKPFDFVEEEGKTALLCELDPAIKKALVPVLEVLEYHITEVKNSREALKSMRYHSYDLIAVNEFFDTKNPDANGVLIYLERLNMVVRRNIFVVMVTNRFRTMDHMVAFQKSVNMIINVDNIIDFDKILRRGLADFGLFYQTYKDCLE, encoded by the coding sequence ATGGAAATCATTTGTGAAAGCTGCCAGAGCAAATTCAGGATTGCCGACGAAAAGCTTCCCAAGGACAAGACCGCTTTCCTGAAATGCCCCAAATGCAGCCACCGGATCAGTGTCCCGCCGGTGGGCAGCCCTCCGCCACCCGCCAGCGAACCGGACATTGAAGAGGATTTCTTTTCTTTTGATGAAGATGAAGACGACGGCTATGATGCGACGGAGAAACCCTTTGATTTTGTGGAAGAGGAGGGCAAGACCGCCCTGCTTTGCGAATTGGATCCGGCGATCAAAAAAGCACTGGTGCCGGTGCTGGAAGTCCTCGAATACCATATTACGGAGGTGAAAAACAGCCGTGAAGCGCTGAAGTCCATGCGTTATCACAGCTATGACCTCATTGCGGTCAACGAGTTTTTTGACACCAAAAATCCGGATGCCAACGGTGTGCTGATTTATCTGGAACGGCTCAACATGGTGGTGCGACGGAATATTTTTGTGGTCATGGTGACCAACCGTTTTCGTACCATGGACCACATGGTGGCCTTTCAGAAGAGTGTCAACATGATTATCAATGTGGACAACATCATCGATTTCGATAAAATCCTGAGACGCGGTCTGGCTGATTTCGGCCTGTTTTATCAAACGTACAAAGATTGTCTTGAGTAA
- a CDS encoding MBL fold metallo-hydrolase: MSTIERIAPDLFLIGLVPPIDGFDNFIAAWLWKGPDATCLVDVGPAATADHLIAAIGTLGVDHLDYICLTHIHVDHAGAVGHLSRRFPDASIVCHPKGVAHIVDPEHLWQGTLKTLGETGRAYGPMLPLDPLAIAGPEQLKKAPFHLLDTPGHSPHHFAIAANGYLFAGEAGGVCLPLPSGEIYLRPATPPRFFLDISLASLDRLIATKPDMLCYGHFGMRRDGLALLVRHREQLLFWNRTLAAEIQGKPLESIDDFTSWVDLMIEADPLMGGFHQLPPAVQQRERSFLTNSVKGFAGYLAGLP; this comes from the coding sequence GTGTCTACGATTGAGCGGATCGCTCCGGATTTGTTTCTGATTGGATTGGTGCCCCCCATCGATGGCTTTGATAATTTTATCGCTGCCTGGTTGTGGAAGGGACCGGATGCGACCTGCCTGGTGGATGTGGGGCCGGCGGCCACGGCCGACCATCTGATCGCGGCGATCGGCACGTTGGGTGTCGACCACCTCGATTACATCTGCCTGACCCACATCCATGTGGATCATGCCGGTGCCGTGGGGCATCTGAGCCGCCGCTTTCCGGATGCGTCGATTGTCTGTCATCCCAAAGGCGTGGCTCATATTGTGGATCCCGAGCATTTATGGCAGGGGACGCTGAAGACGTTGGGGGAAACCGGACGTGCCTATGGCCCCATGCTGCCATTGGATCCGTTGGCCATTGCCGGTCCCGAACAGCTGAAAAAGGCCCCTTTCCATTTGCTGGACACCCCCGGTCATTCTCCGCACCATTTCGCCATTGCGGCAAATGGCTATCTTTTTGCCGGTGAAGCCGGTGGCGTGTGTCTGCCGCTTCCTTCGGGAGAAATTTACCTGCGACCGGCGACACCGCCCCGTTTTTTTCTGGATATCTCCTTGGCCAGCCTCGATCGCCTCATCGCGACCAAACCGGATATGCTTTGCTACGGCCATTTCGGAATGCGCCGGGATGGTTTGGCGCTGCTGGTCCGGCATCGTGAGCAGCTGCTTTTCTGGAACCGCACCCTGGCTGCTGAAATTCAGGGGAAGCCCCTGGAATCGATCGATGATTTCACCTCGTGGGTGGATTTGATGATAGAAGCGGATCCGCTGATGGGCGGGTTTCATCAACTGCCCCCCGCCGTCCAGCAGCGAGAACGCAGTTTCCTGACGAACAGTGTGAAGGGATTTGCCGGTTATCTGGCCGGGCTGCCGTAA
- the folP gene encoding dihydropteroate synthase, which yields MPIYTLACGSQSLELGQRTLIMGIVNITPDSFSDGGHFFSTDRAVAQALQLVADGADILDIGGESTRPYSEPVSSEEELERVIPVIERLATKVNVPISVDTTKAAVAKAAVAAGATIINDIAALRMDPEMAATAAQCQVPLILMHMKGTPKTMQAAPTYTDLIGEVKRFLEDAVAVAINAGVAREAIILDPGIGFGKTIAHNLQILRELDRFHDLGAPLLVGSSRKMFVRQLVKDPAEKDIDPLSPEVAWGTQATVAAAAMKGAHIVRVHDVARTRATLSVIDAIQSA from the coding sequence ATGCCGATTTACACCCTTGCCTGCGGCTCGCAATCACTGGAACTGGGACAACGTACCCTGATCATGGGCATTGTCAACATCACCCCGGACTCGTTTTCCGACGGAGGTCATTTTTTCTCCACCGATCGGGCGGTCGCCCAGGCCCTGCAACTGGTCGCCGACGGCGCCGACATTCTCGATATCGGCGGTGAATCCACCCGCCCCTATTCCGAACCGGTGAGTTCAGAAGAAGAACTGGAACGGGTGATCCCGGTGATCGAGCGTTTGGCCACAAAGGTCAACGTGCCCATCTCCGTTGACACCACCAAAGCCGCGGTGGCGAAAGCGGCGGTGGCCGCCGGTGCCACCATCATCAACGATATCGCCGCCCTTCGCATGGATCCCGAAATGGCCGCCACAGCCGCCCAATGCCAGGTGCCGCTGATTCTGATGCACATGAAAGGCACGCCAAAAACCATGCAGGCAGCCCCGACCTACACCGACCTGATCGGCGAGGTGAAGCGGTTTCTCGAAGATGCCGTGGCAGTGGCGATCAACGCCGGTGTGGCGCGGGAAGCCATCATCCTGGACCCGGGTATCGGGTTCGGCAAAACCATTGCCCACAACCTACAGATTTTGCGGGAACTGGACCGATTTCATGACCTGGGTGCGCCGCTGCTGGTGGGATCTTCCCGCAAGATGTTCGTTCGCCAGTTGGTCAAGGATCCGGCTGAAAAAGACATCGACCCACTTTCCCCCGAAGTGGCCTGGGGAACCCAGGCGACGGTGGCGGCGGCGGCCATGAAAGGGGCGCACATCGTCCGGGTTCATGATGTGGCCCGCACGCGTGCCACGCTTTCCGTGATCGACGCCATTCAATCCGCGTAA
- the ftsH gene encoding ATP-dependent zinc metalloprotease FtsH translates to MNPFYKNLALWLVITLMMVMLYNLFNQQQLSQNDISYSEFLAMVEADRVSEVTIQGQEIRVTDLNRSHFKIYAPQDPALIQRLKDKGVTIIAKPPAESPWYMSVLVSWFPMIVLIGVWIFFMRQMQSGGGKAMSFGKSRARLLSDQQEKVTFEDVAGIDEAKEELEEIVSFLRDPKKFTRLGGRIPKGVLLMGPPGTGKTLLARAIAGEAGVPFFSISGSDFVEMFVGVGASRVRDLFVQGKKNAPCIIFIDEIDAVGRHRGAGLGGGHDEREQTLNQLLVEMDGFESNEGVILISATNRPDVLDPALLRPGRFDRQVVVSLPDIKGREKILRVHMKRTPIATDVNPVVLAKGTPGFSGADLENLVNEAALLAAKRNKERLDMVDFEDSKDKVYMGLERKSKVIKEEDRLTTAYHEGGHALVARLIPGTDAVNKITIIPRGRAAGVTWFLPEERDFRYKDQLEAELAIAFGGRVAEEIVFNRISTGASNDIKNATELAQQMIRSWGMSEALGPLSYAKEEEQVFLGREIAQHRDYSEETARKIDAEINALVIGAYERARSVLTEHIDVLHKLAKELIEKETVLGSELDEIIRTVRPDIDLPERAENKEEPFEAAEPENLQAAEETESKIESDGPPEAPDSASQAGPGETDDRRD, encoded by the coding sequence TTGAACCCATTTTATAAAAACCTGGCGCTGTGGCTGGTCATCACCCTGATGATGGTCATGCTGTACAACCTGTTCAACCAACAGCAATTGTCGCAAAATGACATCAGCTACTCCGAATTTCTGGCCATGGTGGAAGCGGACCGGGTTTCGGAAGTCACGATTCAGGGCCAGGAAATCCGGGTCACCGATCTTAATCGCAGCCATTTCAAAATTTACGCGCCCCAGGATCCGGCGTTGATTCAGCGCCTCAAGGACAAAGGCGTCACCATCATTGCCAAACCACCGGCGGAGTCCCCCTGGTACATGTCCGTGCTGGTCTCCTGGTTCCCCATGATCGTTCTCATCGGAGTGTGGATTTTCTTCATGCGTCAGATGCAAAGTGGCGGCGGCAAAGCCATGTCTTTCGGAAAAAGCCGGGCGCGGCTGCTCTCGGACCAGCAAGAGAAAGTCACGTTCGAGGACGTGGCCGGCATCGATGAGGCCAAGGAGGAATTGGAGGAGATCGTCAGTTTTTTACGCGACCCGAAAAAATTCACCCGCTTGGGTGGGCGCATTCCCAAGGGCGTTCTGCTCATGGGCCCTCCGGGTACGGGGAAAACGCTTTTGGCGCGGGCCATCGCCGGAGAAGCCGGAGTTCCCTTCTTCAGCATCAGCGGTTCTGATTTTGTTGAGATGTTTGTCGGTGTGGGTGCCTCCCGGGTGCGCGACCTTTTCGTCCAGGGAAAGAAAAATGCACCGTGTATCATCTTCATTGATGAGATCGATGCGGTGGGGCGTCATCGCGGCGCGGGACTGGGCGGCGGGCATGATGAACGCGAACAGACCCTCAACCAGCTCCTGGTGGAGATGGACGGTTTCGAATCCAACGAGGGAGTAATTCTCATCTCGGCCACCAACCGGCCCGACGTACTCGATCCGGCCTTGCTTCGGCCCGGCCGTTTCGACCGCCAGGTGGTGGTCTCCCTGCCCGACATCAAGGGCCGCGAAAAAATTCTGCGCGTCCACATGAAACGGACACCCATCGCCACGGATGTCAATCCGGTGGTGCTGGCCAAGGGCACACCGGGATTTTCCGGCGCCGATCTTGAGAACCTGGTCAACGAAGCGGCCCTGCTTGCGGCCAAACGCAACAAGGAACGCCTGGACATGGTCGATTTCGAAGACTCGAAAGATAAGGTTTACATGGGTCTTGAGAGGAAATCGAAAGTCATCAAGGAAGAAGACCGGCTGACCACGGCCTATCACGAAGGCGGCCACGCTCTGGTGGCACGCCTCATTCCCGGCACGGATGCAGTGAACAAAATCACCATCATCCCCCGGGGCCGGGCCGCCGGCGTCACCTGGTTTCTGCCCGAAGAGCGCGATTTCCGGTACAAAGATCAACTCGAAGCCGAACTGGCCATCGCGTTCGGCGGACGGGTCGCCGAAGAAATCGTTTTCAACCGCATCAGCACCGGTGCGTCCAACGACATCAAGAACGCCACCGAACTGGCCCAGCAGATGATTCGCAGTTGGGGCATGAGCGAGGCCCTTGGTCCGCTTTCCTACGCCAAGGAGGAGGAGCAGGTCTTTCTGGGACGCGAGATCGCCCAGCATCGGGACTACTCGGAGGAGACCGCAAGAAAAATTGACGCCGAAATCAACGCCCTGGTCATCGGCGCCTATGAACGGGCCCGGTCCGTGTTGACCGAACATATCGATGTGCTGCACAAACTGGCCAAGGAACTGATTGAGAAAGAGACCGTTCTGGGCAGCGAGCTGGATGAAATTATCCGCACGGTGAGACCAGACATTGATCTTCCGGAAAGGGCCGAAAACAAAGAGGAACCTTTTGAGGCGGCCGAACCGGAAAATTTACAGGCGGCCGAGGAGACTGAATCGAAAATCGAATCGGATGGTCCGCCGGAAGCACCGGACTCGGCTTCGCAAGCGGGTCCCGGCGAAACCGACGACAGGCGCGATTGA